The proteins below come from a single Chryseobacterium sp. MA9 genomic window:
- a CDS encoding GEVED domain-containing protein: MKNFLLVGFLITGFLSSAQTYCTPAFASGCSGGDVIDSFAIPGAGFDHANTGCSTDAYGDYTSMTINLNAGLNYDFSVKHDYSDQNVRIWIDFNNDGTFDDAAPELVASASSTLVGANNITSGLITIPSTVTPGTYRMRVGDRFSSDPIPCNTDGYGEAHDYTVVIGAVPTCFAPTSLTVSAVTTNTAQIAWTAPTSAPGSGYEYYYSTSSTYPTAATVVSGTSNAVTANLSTLAPATVYHVWVRSACSTTDKSAWSQMATFMTACVSVGVPYALDFESITPPDLPNCTSVVNDGSGNMWETGDLDAQGFTGNVLQYSYDYANNADTWFFTNGINLTAGVTYRVKYKYANAEGFVYAEKLKVAYGTSATGAGMTNTLADHPNVVTSTATSAFVNFTPTTTGVYYIGFQAYSDANMNQLYVDDINVDVAPACSEPTALAISNITAGGATVSWTAATPVPANGYDIYYSTTNIAPTAASTPNFTGVTATTYNIPSLAPSTAYHVWVRSACSATSKSAWSDPVTFTTLCSSANLPYLVDFESVTTPDLPGCTMNTNMGSGNNWETADPPSDSQGFTTNVLRYHYNSSNSANAWFFTQGLNLTAGVQYTISYKYGNNSSTYAEKLKVAYGTSPVESAMTNSVADYPSINDEMAHTESITFTVPATGVYFFGFNAYSDADQFNLYVDDISINNANLATSEVAATKNSIRVYPNPFTDVLNISEVKNVKNVSVTDVTGRLVKTIANPESTIHLRDLMQGVYLVTLEMKDGSKQTIKAIKK; this comes from the coding sequence ATGAAAAATTTTTTACTCGTTGGTTTTTTAATAACTGGCTTTTTATCCTCCGCACAGACTTACTGTACGCCAGCATTTGCTAGTGGGTGTAGTGGAGGAGATGTGATAGATTCTTTTGCAATTCCGGGTGCCGGATTTGATCATGCGAATACAGGTTGTTCTACCGATGCCTATGGAGATTACACTTCTATGACGATCAATCTGAATGCAGGTTTAAACTATGATTTTAGCGTTAAACATGATTATAGTGATCAGAATGTGCGCATCTGGATAGATTTTAATAATGACGGAACTTTTGATGATGCAGCCCCCGAGCTTGTAGCTTCAGCAAGCAGTACTCTTGTAGGAGCTAACAATATTACTTCAGGGCTTATAACAATTCCTTCTACCGTAACTCCTGGTACTTACAGAATGAGAGTAGGAGATAGATTCTCCAGTGATCCTATTCCTTGTAATACAGATGGCTATGGAGAAGCACATGATTATACAGTTGTGATAGGAGCGGTTCCGACCTGTTTTGCCCCAACCAGCTTAACGGTTTCAGCTGTTACTACAAATACAGCTCAGATTGCATGGACAGCTCCAACTTCTGCTCCGGGCAGCGGCTATGAATATTATTACTCAACATCCAGTACATATCCTACGGCTGCTACTGTAGTTTCCGGAACTAGTAATGCTGTAACAGCTAATTTGTCTACACTTGCTCCGGCTACTGTTTATCACGTATGGGTACGTTCTGCATGCAGTACTACAGACAAGAGTGCATGGTCTCAAATGGCAACATTTATGACAGCTTGTGTTTCTGTTGGCGTGCCATACGCACTGGATTTCGAAAGTATAACTCCACCTGATCTTCCGAATTGCACCTCAGTAGTGAATGATGGTTCAGGAAATATGTGGGAAACTGGTGATCTGGACGCTCAAGGATTTACAGGAAATGTCCTTCAGTATTCTTATGACTATGCCAATAATGCTGATACCTGGTTTTTCACTAATGGAATCAACCTTACAGCAGGAGTTACTTATAGAGTTAAATATAAATATGCAAATGCAGAAGGATTTGTATATGCTGAGAAATTAAAAGTAGCCTACGGAACTTCAGCTACAGGTGCAGGAATGACCAATACACTGGCAGATCACCCGAATGTAGTTACCAGTACAGCAACAAGTGCTTTTGTGAACTTTACACCAACTACAACAGGGGTATATTATATTGGGTTCCAGGCATATTCTGATGCTAACATGAACCAGCTGTATGTAGATGATATTAATGTAGATGTTGCTCCTGCTTGTAGTGAGCCAACTGCTCTGGCTATTTCAAATATAACTGCCGGAGGAGCCACGGTTTCCTGGACAGCTGCCACTCCCGTACCTGCAAACGGATATGATATTTATTACAGCACAACCAATATAGCTCCTACAGCGGCAAGCACACCAAATTTCACAGGAGTTACAGCAACTACTTATAACATTCCAAGTTTAGCACCTTCCACTGCGTATCATGTATGGGTGAGATCTGCATGTAGTGCAACAAGCAAAAGCGCATGGAGTGATCCCGTTACATTTACTACGCTGTGTTCAAGTGCAAACCTTCCTTATCTAGTAGATTTTGAAAGTGTTACTACTCCGGATCTTCCTGGATGCACGATGAACACCAACATGGGATCCGGAAATAACTGGGAAACTGCAGATCCTCCTTCTGATAGCCAGGGATTTACTACCAATGTACTAAGATATCATTATAATTCTTCCAATTCAGCCAATGCATGGTTCTTTACTCAAGGATTGAACCTGACAGCAGGAGTACAATACACAATCAGCTATAAATATGGGAATAACTCATCTACCTATGCTGAAAAACTTAAAGTAGCTTACGGAACTTCACCGGTTGAATCTGCAATGACTAATTCAGTGGCAGATTATCCTTCAATCAACGATGAAATGGCTCATACAGAGTCTATAACGTTTACAGTTCCTGCTACCGGAGTGTATTTCTTTGGATTTAATGCCTATTCAGATGCGGACCAGTTTAATCTGTATGTAGATGATATAAGCATCAATAATGCGAACCTGGCAACATCTGAGGTTGCTGCAACAAAAAACAGTATCAGAGTATATCCTAATCCATTTACAGATGTATTGAATATCTCTGAAGTGAAAAATGTGAAAAATGTATCAGTAACGGATGTTACGGGAAGATTAGTGAAAACTATTGCAAACCCTGAATCTACGATACATTTAAGAGATTTAATGCAGGGCGTTTACTTAGTAACTTTAGAAATGAAAGACGGATCTAAGCAGACTATCAAAGCCATTAAAAAATAA
- a CDS encoding ion transporter, giving the protein MEREHNLIPEDILWKRFLYRIIYRSDTRLGKLFDIILLSLILASTAIIMMESVPKLDKRFHYTFLILEWVISIFFTLEYSMRIAVVKNKRSYIFSFFGVIDFLALVPFFLSFFFPITKYFLIFRMLRMLRIFRIFNLLDFMNDGYLIVRALKNSSRKIYIFLLFLIIFSVIVGSLMFMVEGGRQGFETIPQSIYWAVVTVTTVGYGDVSPITPLGKFFAVVLMLAGYSIIAVPTGIVTAEMRNKRQNLELICERCGNEDIDDDARYCKKCGKKLA; this is encoded by the coding sequence ATGGAAAGAGAACATAATCTAATTCCTGAAGACATTCTTTGGAAAAGATTCCTTTACCGGATCATTTATCGCTCCGATACCAGACTCGGAAAACTGTTCGATATCATATTACTATCTTTAATTCTTGCAAGTACTGCCATCATTATGATGGAAAGTGTACCTAAGCTTGATAAAAGGTTTCATTATACTTTCCTGATTCTGGAGTGGGTGATTTCTATTTTCTTCACTCTCGAGTATTCTATGCGTATTGCAGTGGTAAAGAATAAAAGAAGTTATATTTTCAGTTTTTTCGGGGTAATAGACTTTCTCGCTCTGGTTCCTTTTTTCCTCAGCTTTTTCTTTCCTATCACTAAGTATTTCCTGATTTTCAGAATGCTGAGAATGTTGAGGATTTTCAGGATTTTCAATTTACTGGATTTTATGAATGACGGCTACCTTATTGTAAGGGCTCTGAAAAACAGTTCGAGAAAAATTTACATTTTCCTTTTATTCCTGATTATATTCTCAGTTATTGTAGGATCACTGATGTTTATGGTGGAAGGTGGACGACAGGGATTTGAAACCATACCTCAATCTATCTATTGGGCAGTTGTTACGGTAACTACTGTAGGATATGGTGATGTATCCCCAATCACGCCTTTAGGAAAGTTTTTTGCAGTTGTTCTGATGCTGGCCGGTTACTCTATTATTGCAGTTCCTACCGGTATTGTAACAGCAGAAATGAGAAACAAGAGACAAAACCTGGAACTGATCTGTGAGCGCTGTGGTAACGAAGATATTGATGATGATGCAAGGTATTGCAAGAAGTGTGGCAAGAAATTAGCTTGA
- a CDS encoding Nif3-like dinuclear metal center hexameric protein has product MKLKTVIAKIEEEINIRQAEDFDNVGLLCGVYDRDVSGILVCHDALENVVDEAVERNCNLIVCFHPIIFSGLKSLTGKNYVERAVLKAIENKVAIYAIHTAFDNDFFGVNYGICSQLGLKNMKILQPKENNLKQLTVFVPKEHSEKVKEAMFSAGAGNIGFYDECSFTVNGNGTFRPVEGSNPFSGQQGIRENADEDMISVIFEGFKQGQIVGAMKDAHPYEEVAHQVYSLDNKNHHAGLGMYGDLEEEMDEKDFLRFVKEKFGLEVIKHSFFNNKKIKRVGVLGGSGASGIRSAASRKCDAYLTGDLKYHDYFLAESKMLICDIGHYESEQFVTQQLFEILSQKFSTFAISKSIEKTNPVNYFI; this is encoded by the coding sequence ATGAAGCTAAAAACTGTAATTGCAAAGATTGAAGAGGAAATAAATATCAGACAGGCAGAAGATTTTGATAATGTAGGCCTGTTGTGTGGTGTTTATGATCGTGATGTATCTGGGATTCTGGTTTGTCATGATGCTTTGGAAAATGTTGTAGATGAGGCTGTTGAAAGAAACTGTAATCTTATTGTATGTTTCCATCCGATTATATTTTCCGGACTCAAATCTTTAACAGGAAAAAACTATGTAGAAAGAGCCGTTTTAAAGGCTATTGAAAATAAAGTGGCTATCTATGCCATTCACACAGCATTTGATAATGATTTCTTTGGAGTTAATTATGGAATTTGCAGTCAGTTGGGATTAAAGAATATGAAAATTCTTCAGCCGAAAGAAAATAATTTAAAACAGCTGACGGTTTTTGTTCCGAAAGAGCATTCTGAAAAAGTCAAAGAAGCTATGTTTTCAGCAGGAGCAGGAAATATCGGTTTCTATGACGAATGCAGTTTTACGGTCAATGGTAACGGAACATTCAGACCTGTAGAGGGCTCAAATCCATTCTCAGGACAGCAAGGTATTCGTGAAAATGCAGATGAAGACATGATCTCTGTGATTTTTGAAGGCTTTAAACAAGGTCAGATTGTGGGAGCGATGAAAGACGCACATCCTTATGAAGAAGTGGCTCACCAAGTATACAGTCTGGATAATAAAAACCATCATGCCGGACTGGGAATGTATGGTGACCTGGAAGAAGAAATGGATGAAAAAGATTTCCTGAGATTTGTAAAAGAAAAATTTGGTCTTGAAGTGATAAAACATTCCTTTTTCAACAATAAAAAAATCAAAAGAGTAGGGGTTCTTGGAGGTTCCGGAGCGAGTGGAATAAGATCTGCGGCTTCCAGGAAATGTGATGCTTATCTTACCGGAGATCTTAAATATCACGACTATTTTTTAGCAGAGTCTAAAATGCTGATTTGCGATATAGGCCATTATGAATCAGAACAATTTGTTACCCAACAATTATTTGAAATTTTATCACAAAAATTTAGTACATTTGCAATTTCAAAATCTATTGAAAAAACAAACCCAGTAAATTATTTCATTTAA